In the genome of Dyadobacter fermentans DSM 18053, the window ACATAGCGTTCGCTGCTCTCGCGTGACCATTTGAAATAATCCGTTCCGCCTTGAGAGTTTTTCGCATTGGGGTTAGAACCCGGGTTATCCGGCGAGCGCCAGCGGTCTTTCGCTTTTTCGAGCACGTTGAAAACGCCGTCCATGTTCATGGTCGAAGCCTCAATGTTCCGGTAGATATCGAACTTGTGGGCGCCCATCAGCAACACGCTCACATCAAAGCGTTTGAAGTCCGCTCCCACGGTCCAGCCCCAGTTGAATTTCGGGTTAGGGTTACCGATTTCGGTCATGTCTTTGGTATCATACGACACAATGCCATCCGGGCCGCCGTCGGGCGCTCCGTGCAAATCGGCGAATTTCATGGCTCCCGGCACAGCGCCTTCCTGCAGCGGTGCGGCGTCGATCTCGGCCTGGGTGTTGAAGATACCCAGCTTGCGGTATCCGAAGATCATCCCGATGGGCCGTCCCACCTGCTGAATGTTATAGCCGCCATACTGGCTTCCTTGCAGGATAAAGTCGTTTTGTCCGCGGATCGCCAGGATTTTGTTGCGGTTGAAAGTAATGTTTGCATTGGTACGGAAATTCACCTGTCCGATTTTCATGCGGTAGCTACCGGCGATCTCAACTCCCTGGTTCTGAACCTTACCCAGGTTTTTCAAGGTAGAAGTAAAGCCTGAAACGGCTGGAATGCTGTACCCGAGCAACATGTCGTCGGTGATCTTTTTGTAATACTCCACCGTGAAAACAAGCCGGTTATTGAATGTGGTCAGGTCCAAACCGACGTTGAGCTGATTGGACTTTTCCCAGGTCAGTTCAGAATTGGCAAAACGTGTCACCGTCTTTCCGGGCGCCAGCGTGTTGTTGAAAACGTAGTTGTTCAAACCTAGGAACGCGAGGCTGGCATAGTTGCCATCGTCGCCTGCATTTTGTCCCGTACCAAAGTTGTTGTTGGCACTTACCTGATAGGTGTTGTTACCCGTCATACCCCAGCTACCGCGTAGTTTCAAGTCGTTAAGCCAGGCTGCTTTGGGGATAAACGGTTCCTCCGAAAGCCTCCAACCCACCGAAACCGCCGGGAAGTTGCCGAACTGATGCCCTTCGCTGAAACGGGAGCTGCCCTCGCGGCGGAATGATGCCGAGAACAGGTAACGATCTTTGAATGAGTAGTTCAAACGTGCCAGGTAGGCAAGCATAGTCCATTTGCGCTCCATCGAGTTGGACGAACGGATGGTCGCATTGCCGAGGAACGGAGCGAGGTCATCGGGGAATGTGTTACCGGAGCCGTACAAACCTCTCACGATCTCCTGCTGAGCGGTGTAGCCGAGCATGGCATCGAGATGGTGGTTTTCGCCGAAATTGACATTGTATGTAAGCAACTGGTCCGCCGTGTAGTTACGCAGCTCTTCCGCATCGTCACGCTCGGTTGCAATCCGTGGCGGCGCGCCGTTGGTGCCCGTTGCAATAGCCAGACCGATCGTGGAAGGAACGAACTCCTTGTATTTGTTATAATTGATCTTCGCATTCACCGACGTCCTGAATTTCAGGCCTTTGGCAATGTTGAAATCAATGTAGCCATTCGCGAGTACGTCGGCGATGTTGCGGTCGCGGCTTATCGCTTTCAGCAAGTACAATGGATTGGGAAAACCGAAAATATCACCCACGCCATTGTAGTACGGGATCAATTCACCCTTTTCGTCGTAAGCCGGATACCGCGGGTCGCTGATGAGCGTCAAACCCACCAGCGCGCTCCGGCCGTCCGTAGCCGCGAGGCTCGACCGTGAGT includes:
- a CDS encoding SusC/RagA family TonB-linked outer membrane protein, whose protein sequence is MLGQVLVGVAFAGFHEVRASAMPLNEVITVTADRPLSGKVTDENGAGLPGVSVIVKGSSTGTVSDTDGRYSINVPDSGSPILVFSFVGYVPKEITVGNQTNLDVQLAVDNKALEEVVVVGYGTQRKRDITSAVSNINMEDIGEVPKSNVTRMIQGQAPGVIIKQKSGTPGQQFEVKVRGISSLGAGSDPLYVIDGFPVGISVGQNLNPNDIETITVLKDAASTAIYGARGSNGVVLITTKSAKEGKTNLNVSVDYGIQNVPDARKTKVLNGQDFAQFKKEVFIGRYVLANKRQPTIEEIPADFRNPENTQYSTNWFDLILNNNAPYTDVNVSLSSGKGPIKSMVSIGYYKEEGALKYTDYDRASVRTNLAGDVNKFISMGVNIAGSYSRSSLAATDGRSALVGLTLISDPRYPAYDEKGELIPYYNGVGDIFGFPNPLYLLKAISRDRNIADVLANGYIDFNIAKGLKFRTSVNAKINYNKYKEFVPSTIGLAIATGTNGAPPRIATERDDAEELRNYTADQLLTYNVNFGENHHLDAMLGYTAQQEIVRGLYGSGNTFPDDLAPFLGNATIRSSNSMERKWTMLAYLARLNYSFKDRYLFSASFRREGSSRFSEGHQFGNFPAVSVGWRLSEEPFIPKAAWLNDLKLRGSWGMTGNNTYQVSANNNFGTGQNAGDDGNYASLAFLGLNNYVFNNTLAPGKTVTRFANSELTWEKSNQLNVGLDLTTFNNRLVFTVEYYKKITDDMLLGYSIPAVSGFTSTLKNLGKVQNQGVEIAGSYRMKIGQVNFRTNANITFNRNKILAIRGQNDFILQGSQYGGYNIQQVGRPIGMIFGYRKLGIFNTQAEIDAAPLQEGAVPGAMKFADLHGAPDGGPDGIVSYDTKDMTEIGNPNPKFNWGWTVGADFKRFDVSVLLMGAHKFDIYRNIEASTMNMDGVFNVLEKAKDRWRSPDNPGSNPNAKNSQGGTDYFKWSRESSERYVYDGSHTWIKNVTIGYTLPKVDGILSDARIFVNLANLLLITKYPGNNPDAGVRGGTELNNDDESYPVPRTFSAGIKLNF